Part of the Streptomyces antimycoticus genome, CGGCAGAAGACCGGAGTGACGCCCGGTGCACCGATATCGGCGAGGGACGCCACGCGTGCGCCGGGCGCCGCGGCGTGTGCCGTCGCCGCGAGCAGGGCGCCGCCGACGGTGTCCAGGACCGCGTCCACGCCATCGGGGGCGAGTTCGCGCACGTGGCCGGCGGCACCGTGGCCATAGGTGACCGGCTCGGCCCCGAGCGTGCGCAGGTAGCCGTGGTCGCGCGGTGAGACGGTGCCGATCACGCGCGCTCCGCGCGATCGGGCGATCTGGACCGCGAGCGAGCCGACGCCACCGGCCGCTCCGAGCACCAGCAGCGTTTCGCCCTGCCGACCGCACCAAGGTCCTGCGCGACGGCACGGCCGATGTCGCTCTGCTGTGCACCGGCAGCGACGATCTCACGGAGCTGCGGACCACCGAGATCATGGAGGAGAATCCCCTCGCGCTGCTGCCGCGCGAACACCCCCTGGCGGGCCGTGCGGCGGTGACCGCCGCCGAGCTCCGCCAGGACCCGGCCTACCAGGAGCAGTGCCCGCCGATGGGGCTGGACGAGATTCTCGACCGGGTGACGGTGGGACGTCTCATCACCGTCGTGGGATCTGCCGTCGGCGAGCGCCTGACGCGTGAGGTGTGCGCGGTCCCCGTGACGGACCTGCCTGCCACGACACTGGCCCTGGGCTGGCTGGAGCACACGGCCCGGCCGGAGATCACCGCCTTCGTCCGGGCCGCGCAGCGCATCGCGGTGGACCATGCGCGGTTCCCCGTCCAGGCAGCCTGACCCATCGCTTCCCGCGGAAGCGGCCGAGCTCGTCGCGTTCCTCGTCTCAGGCCGCCCGCTCCACACGGCGCTTGAAGCAGGATGGCCCGTCGCCCGCCATAGCCACACGCTTCGTTTCGGCCGCGTGGAAGGATCAGCCCATGGGGTCACTACTGGCGTTCGGGGACGAGTTACGGGCCGAGCTGGGATCACCCAGGAGCTCTCGCAGGCTGGGCAGCAGCCCGCGCTCGCGCGTGTGGCGCGTCGAGTTGCCAGGGACATCGGCGGTGGTGAAGCAGATCGTCGACGGCCCCGATGCCGACGAGCGATACGCCCGCGAGGTGGCCGCCCTGCGGCTCGCCGCCCGAGCCGAAACGCCTATCGTGCCCGCGCTCCTTGCCACCGATGCCGGCGAGCGGGTGCTGGTGCTGGAGCATCTGGATCACCAACGCCCGGCCGACGACTGGATCGTCGGCTACGCGGCCGCTCTGGCACGGCTGCATGCCACCGCCCGTCCGGAGGACGCCGGGATACTTCCGCGCTGGCAGGGCCCGAACCGGGCCGATATCGACTCCTTCCTCGGGCTGGCAGTGGCGCTGCAGGTTCCTGTGGCGCCCGGTGTTTCCGATGAACTCGATGACCTCGTGCACCGACTCGACCAGGCGCCCGGCCATGCCCTGCTTCACGGGGATCCCTGTCCCGGGAATGACCTCCACACCGCCACGGGGATCAGATTCATCGACTTCGAGCAGGCGTCACTTGGCAGCGGGCTGATGGAGCTGGCCTATCTGCGGATCGGCTTCCCGACCTGCTGGTGTGTCACTTCGGCCGCCGAGCCGCTGCTGGAACGGGCGGAGCACGCCTACCGCACGGAGTGGCGCGCCGCGACCGGTGCCGAGGCCCGGGACGGCCTGGCCGACGCGTGCGCAGGCTGGCTGCTCCGCGGCGACGCTCTGGTCGAGCGGGCACACCGCGAAGGCGATGACCACCTGGCCCGGATTCCGCAGCGGGACTGGAAGTGGGGCACGGCGACAGCCCGGCAACGGCTCGTCCACCGACTCGGTGTCGTCAGCGAGTTGACCGCCGACCACACCTCTCTCAGCGGCGTCAGCCGCCTCACCAGCGACCTGCGCCACCGCATGCTCACGCGCTGGCCGACACTCCAGCCGGTCCCGACAAAGCGACCGTAGAGCCCGGCCGGCACCCCCGATCGACGGGGCGGGACCGGACCTCCCGGACAGGGCCCGGCGGAGCGCCGAAACCTCGTCTGTCACATGCGTCTCGCAGATCGGCGTTTCGGCCAACCATCAGTACGGCACGGGCGGCGCCGGTACGGCGACCGCGCGCCCGCCCCCTTGCGGCTCAAGGGTTCCAGCACGTCCGGAATCGAGCGCGTTCGATTCCCTCTCCGCGTCGTTATGCCGTGCACTGCCGAGCCATCCAGGCGCGGCACCCACCCCCAGGAGGGATGCAGGTGACGATGACCGACGCATCGACCGCATACGCGAAGACGCCACCCCCTCCGCCCCGGCCACCATCACCTTCGAGGGCCAGCACGGCAAGAACCCGCTGGCCGAGGCCAATTTCAGGGCGATGTGCAGGCGTCTGCCCGCCGTGCTCGGGCACACCGCGCGGATGGCCTGGGCCGTCGACAAACCCGGCGTCGTGCTCCTGCTCGCCTGCCAGCTCCTCACCGGTGCCGCGGCCGCCATCGTCCTCACCTTCACCGCACAGGCCATGACCCACATCCTCGGCACCGGCACCGTGTCCGAACGCCTGCACGCCGCCCTGCCCGCCCTGATCGTCGTGACCGCCGCCGCGGGCCTTGGCCGCATCAGCGGCGCCCTGTCCTCCTACGCCGACGGGCGCATCACCCCCCTGCTGATGACCGAGGCGGACGTCGCGCTCGTCTCCGCCGTATGCCGCGTCGAAGCCTCCGCGTACGGCGAGGACGGATTCGCCGACCGGCACGAGGCCGCCGAGGTCGGCGTCACCCGCACCCGGATGATGGTCCAGGACGCCCAGCGGTTGATGGCCGCGCTGGTCCGCATGATCGCCGCGAGCGGCGTCATCACCGCGCTCCACTGGCTGATGCTCCCGCTGCTCCTGCTCGCCGTGCTCCCGGCCGGCGTCGGCGCCGTGCTGTCCGCGCGCGTCGACTACGAGACCCACTACCTCAACGTCGGCGACCGCAATGTGCGCTCCATGATGCGCTGGTGGGCCACCTACTCGCGCTACGGCGACGAGGTCCGCGCCAACGGGATGACCGGCTACCTCATCTACTGGTACCGCGCCCTGTCCGACCGCATCGACCAGCGCGTCCTCACCGCCGCGCCCCGCATGCTGCGCATCGCCCTGGCGACCAGCGCCCTGGGCGGGTTCTTCCTGTTGTGCACCTGGTCCACCCTCGCGTGGCTGGCCACCACCGGCCGGGTCGCCCTCCCGGTCGCGGCCACCGCGGTGGTCGCCGTCCAGACCACACTGGCCGCCCTCTCGCAGTTCGTGATCCATGGCGCGGCGATGTTCCACACCTCCCTGTACCTCGCCGACATGCGGTCCTTCCTCGACATGGCCGGTGAACGGGCCCCGCAACGCGGCGAGTTGACGATCCCGGAGCGCGTCGACGAGATCAGGCTCGACGAAGTGGTCTACCAGTACCCCGGCAAGGAGGAACCCGCCGTCGACGGCGTCTCGCTCACCCTGCGCCGCGGCGAGATCCTGGCCATCGTGGGGGAGAACGGCTCGGGAAAGTCCACCCTGGCCAAACTCATCACCGGCATCCTGCTCGCCGACAAGGGCCGCGTCCTGTGGGACGGCACCGACCTGGCCCAGGCGGACCCCGACGCGGTGTGGAAGCGCACCGCCCTGGTCCCGCAGAACTTCGCCTGCTGGCCCCTGCGCGCCCGCGAGAACATCACCCTGGGGCAGCCGAAAACCTTCGACGACGAACCGGTGTGGCAGGCCGTCGACGCCGTCGGCATGCGGGAGGCGGTCGAGAAACTTCCCCGGCAGCTCGACACCCTCCTGGCACGTGAACTCTTCGGCGGGGCCGAGTTGTCCGGCGGCCAGTGGCAGCGGCTGGTGTGCGGCCGGGCCCTGTACCGGCGGACACCGCTGCTCATCCTGGACGAACCCACCTCGCAGATGGACCCGCGGGGCGAGCACCAGATCTTCCTGGAGATCAAGCGCATCGCCGCCGAGCGGATGACCATCGTCGTCACGCACCAGCTCGAGAACACCCGCCTGGCCGACCGCATCCTGGTCATGCGCGAGGGACGCGTGATCGAGCAGGGCGGATACGAGGAGCTGGCCGAAGCGGGGGGACTGTTCGCCGAGCTCGTCGCCCTGGCCAAGGACCGATGAGGTGAGGAACCCCCGGCGCGCCGGCGTGTACGGCGCGCCGGGGCCCATCCGAGGCAGGGCTTGCGAGACCCCCGGAAGGACGGCTGGCCTCCTCAGGCGAATCTGGTCGCGTACTCCCTGGTGGTGGGCCTGTGTGCCGCGATCGCGCTGGCCCCGGTGTCGCAGCGCTCGGCGTGGCTCTTTCCGATGCCAGGCAGCCGTAGCGGCTGTCAGCAGCTGGGCAGGTTCGAGAGCCGTTACGGCTTCGCGCCGCCGCCCCTTGGGCTCTCCTCCCCTTGCGCGTGCTTCGGGCAGATCGGGTTGTGGCAGGTGCCCGGCATCCATAGAGGAACGAAGATTCCCATGGTCTTGTGCCGCGTGATCTTCGCGGTCAAGGGGTGGTGGCAGGCGCGGCACACACGCCCGGTCCGCGGTACCGTCGCTCGCTCGGCGCTGCACATAAGTACAGAATAGGATATTTTGCCATTAAATGGGACAAGTTTTGCAAAGAGGAGGACGGCGAAGTCTGGTCAGCTGTCCCGCGATGGGTCGTCCGTCTTCCGGGCCTCCCGCGCTGGGGGGCGGGCACCAGTCGGGTCGTAGGCAACGTCGCTCTCCTCCCGCCCGGCCGGAGCGGCCCCTTCCTGGGCGGTCGGGCGGGGGTGCCGAACGCTCAGTGCGACGGACGCTGCCAGGACCGTGACGATGACCGCCAGGCTGACCGGTGACGGAATCTCCGGGATGCTGTTGCTGACCAGCTTGTGGGACGCCTGAAGGATCAGCTTCACGCCGATGAAGGAGAGGATCAGCGCAAGGCCCTTGCTGAGGTAGTGGAACCGGTCCAGCAGCCCGGCGAGCAGGAAGTACAGGGCGCGCAGGCCGAGGATGGCGAAGGCGTTGCTGGTGTAGACGATGAAGGCGTCGTCGCTGACCGCGAGAACGGCGGGCACGCTGTCCACGGCGAAGACCAGGTCGGCCGCCTCGATCGCGGCGACGACCGCGAGCAGCGGGGTGGCGACGCGTTTGCCGGCCTCTATGACGAAGAACTTCATCCCGGCGTACTCATCCCGAACGGGCATGACCTTGCGCAGCAGCCGCACGGCGATGCTTTTGCCCGGGTCGAAGCTCTCGTCCTCCTCATGGAGGATCTTGTAGGTGCTGTAGAAGAGGATGGCCGCGAAGACGAACAGCACCGCGGTGAACCTGCTGACCACGGCAACTCCGGCGGCCAGGAAGATGCCGCGGAACACCAGCGCGCCCACGACGCCGAAGAACAGGACGCGGTGCTGGTAGGCGCGCGGCACCTTGAAGTAGGCGAAGATCAGCGCGAAGACGAACAGGTTGTCGACTGACAGGCTCTTCTCCAGCAGCCACGCGGTGGTGTACTCCACCCCCGGCGTCATGCCCAGAACCAGGAAGATGACCGCCCCGAAGATCAGGGCGAGACCGACCCACACCCCGCTCCAGGCGGCGGCTTCCTTGAACCCGATGATGTGCGCCTCCCGGTGCGCCAGCAGGTCCACCGTCAGCGACACGATCACGGTGACGGCGAACGCCGCCCACAGCCACATCGGCACATCGAGCACGAAAAGCCCCTTACGCACAGATGGGGGGTGAATCCCGCCTTAGGTGAAAGTCTGACCCAGCAGTTCCGGCTTGTCGCCCGCACCCGCACGATGGTCACTCCCGGACCGGGTCTGTCACGAACGGTGTAGCCGGGGTGGGGGCGAGGGCTGCTGCGAGGCGTCCGTGCCGAACCGCGTCTCGCGGCCGGAGCGCGTGGTCGGTGTGGATCAGGTGCGGGCGAGGTCGAGACTGGAGGCGGGTCCGGCCGAGGCGAGTGGGTTGCCGAGGCCGTGCTTGACGCGGGGCGGGGGCGTCAGGACCGGAACCGGGCTGCCGGGCCGGGCCTGGCGCTGACGTCGGAGGGGGACAGGGAGGTATGCCCCCGCTCGCACTGGACCATCACCCGCACCGGCGCTTCGCACGTGTCGTGCCGGAGATCGAGGACCGGCCCCTCCTCGTTGTCTCCCGTGTACGCTTCGCCCCACTGCTTCAGCGCCACCAGGACGGGCCAGAGGTCCCAGCCCTTGCGGGTCAGGCGGTATTCGTTGCGCGAGCGGCTGCCGGGTTCCTGATACTGGACGGTCTTCAGGATGCCGGCCGCGGTCAGCTTTCTGAGGCGATCGCTGAGGACCGCCTCCGACAGGCCGATGTGGCGGCGGAACTCGTCGAAGCGGCGGATGCCGTTACTTGCGTCGCGCAGGATGAGCAACGTCCACTTCTCCCCGACCAGATCAAGCGTGAGCTGGACCGGGCAGTTCTCCGTGCTCGCCTCAAGCCACTCCATCTCTCCATCGTAAGCCCTGACTTCGCAATTGACAGTCAGGTCTCCACCGGGCTAGCTTCGCCATTCGAAGTCAGATCGGGAGGAGCGGGGCCGTGGGACGAACGCGCACGTACGAGTGGGAGGACCCGGCGCTCACGGCAGCGGCCGTGGGGCAGACTTCCGGTCTGGATTTCCTGCGTGAGTTGCAGGCAGGCCGGCTTCCCGGGGCGCCTGTGGGCGCGACCGTGGGCTTCTTGCTCGACGAGGTGGAGAAGGGCCGTGTGGTGTTCTCGCTGGTGCCGGGGGAGGAGCACTACAACCCCATCGGCAGCGTGCACGGCGGCATCTATGCCACGCTGCTCGACTCGGCCGCCGGCTGCGCCGTCCAGTCGACGCTTCCACCGGCCATGGCCTACACCTCACTTGACCTGACCGTGAAGTTCCTGCGCCGGATCACCGTGGAGACAGGCACGGTCCGCGCGATCGGCACGGTGGTCAGCAGCGGCCGCCAAACCGCTCTTGCCCAGGCCCAGTTGGTCGACGCGACGGACCGTGTACTCGCCCACGCCACCAGCACCTGCATGTTGTTCCCGCTGTCGGCGGCGTGAGCCGCCCCGCACCAGAGCGTTAGCGGCGGCCGGCCGTGGCAACCGCGGACGACGCGGCCGCGGCCACGGCGGCCGGATCCGCAGCGGCATGGCTCACGGCCGGACCACGCACGCGGTGATGTCTGCGGCCATGGGGGTCCGGATGGTGACGACCTCGTTCGCGATCGTCACAGAGCTGTGCACCCTGCCCGGCCAAGGGAACGGCCGGGGGTCGCGGACCTCCTTGACCACGCTCGCTGTCCGCTCAGAGGGACTGGCGCCGGACACCGCATGGTGCCAGCTCGGGTCAGGCCCCCGGGCGGGTGACCAGGCGGCCCGGGCCTTGCCGTGGCGGAGCCGGTCCAGGCCCTCGTTGAGGTCGGCGAAGGGAATCTCTTCCACGATCGGGGTGATCCGGCCCTCCGCGATGAAGCCGAGCACCTGGCGGTATTCGTCCTTGCTGGCGCCGTAGGAGCCGCGGAGTTCCACGCTTTTGCGGATGAGGCTGCCGTTGGAGAACGTCGTGGTCTTCGTGCCGAGGCCGACGACGACCACGCGGCCGAGGCGGCGTACGGCATCGATCGCGTCCGACGTGGTGGAGCCCACGCCCGCGAAGTCGATGATGGCGTCGGGCCGCAGATCCGCCAGCGCGGTGACGTCGGTGAAGCACTCGCGGGCGCCCGCCGCGCGGGCCGCTTCGAAGGTGTCGGGGTTGATGTCCACGCCGTAGACCGTGGCCCCCGCGATCACTCCCGTACGGACTCCATTGAGGCCGAGGCCGCCCAGGCCGACGACAGCGATCACATCGCCCGGTTTGGCCTGAGCTTCGGTGCGGACCGCATGGTAGGCCGTGACGACCGAGTCCGTGGCGACGGCCGCATGGACCGTGGAGACGTTGTCGGGCAGGGGGACAAGAGTGGAGGCATGGGCCACCAGGCGTTCGGCATAGCCGCCGTCGAGGCCGATGCCCGGCGCGTACGACGCCTTGACCTCCGGGTGCGCGATGATCGCGACGGCCACGCGGTCGCCTATCGCATAGCCCTCCACCCCCTCGCCGAGGGCGGCGACAGTGCCCGCGACCTCGTGGCCGAGCGTGAAGGGCGGTCGGACGATGGGCTCGATCATGCCGTCGATCACATGGACGTCGGAGTGGCACAGTCCGGCGGCCTCGACGTCCACCACGACCCAGCCCGGGCCGGCCACCGGGTCCGCCAGTTCGGCACCCTGCAGCGGGGCGCCCTTCGCCACGTACCGGAAGGCCTTCATCGACTACTCCAAAGTTCACTTGAGACGAACCGCCGCCGCAGCCTACCGCTGTGTCAGTTCCCGTTGACCGGCGGGCGGTTGGCTCTGGCCCGGGCGGTGTTCGTCCGCAGCGTCCAGCGTTGCGGCACAGCGCCCTCGTCGTCGCTCAGCAGCAGCGGTCCCGGCTTCCGACCACGACGCGGCACATCCGGCAGCCGGGTCCGGAGGCTGATCATGTGTATGCGGACGCGGTAGACTCGTCAAGGATTTTCGTACCAAAAGTGCCAAGAAACGTGCCCCACGTCTGATTTCAGGTGTTTCAAGGAGTAGATAACCGTGCCGTCGAGGCAGAGTTCCGCACCTCGTTACAGCGTTGGCCAGGAAGTTATTTTTCAAGCGGCGCTGGAATGTTTTTACCGGCACGGATACGATGGCACTTCGGTACGTGATATCGCCAAGGCGTCCGGCACTACACCGGCTGCCATGTATCATTATTACGAATCGAAGCAGGATCTGCTGGTAGATATCATCGGCCGCTTTATGGGGCAGTCGATTGAGGTCACGAGTGCAGCCATCGGAACAGAGAACGGACCTTCTGCGCAACTGTTCGCCGCAGCCCGTTCGCACGTTCTGTGGAACGCATCCGACGTGGTGTCGAGTTTCGTTGTCAACAGCGAGATCCGTAGCCTTGAACCGGTCAATCGACGTCGCGTCATCGCCCAGCGGGACAAGCTGCAGCGCATGTTCGACGCGGTGGTCGAGCACGGCGTGGCCGAGGCCGTCTTTGCCACGCCCTGGCCGAGGGAGGCCAGTCGAGCCGTGGTGACCATGTGTACCGCCGTCGCCAACTGGTACAAGAGCAGCGGAGAGCTGTCGCCCGAAGAGATCGCGGACCGTTACGGCGCCATGGCTTTGTCGCTGGTGGGCGCCCGAGAGATGAATCCGATGTAGCTCGACTTCCTTCCTCCTGTCCAAGGTGCGGAGGCAGGTTATCCCTTACGGTCCGCCGGGTCCATGAGGTGCTCTTCCTGACCCAGGACATTGCAGCGCATGTTGCGCGCAAGAATACGGGATTCAGGACCCCCCCTTTTTTTGGTCCCTCGGTGGGCATGCGGCCGTTGGTGTGCCGCTGACGATATTCGACGGCTGTCCAGTTTTCTCCGCCAGTGCCAAGCCCCGGTCCGACGGGCGCAATGCCCGTGTGCGACGGTGCCACGCTGTGATTGCAGCCGTGCGCGGGGCCTCAATTGCCTTCCATGCGCCCTGGTCCATCTGATGGGCGGATCGGGACGCCCCCACCCGCAACGGGACGTGCTGCCGGTGTGGAGGTCCGCGACGTCCATGCTCCCATTTGATGTCCTGAACGGTCGTTTAGTCAATGGCTTCACCCGGCATTGCCTAAACGATCGTTTAGGTCTACTCTGCGGCGGACGTACAGGGCTACATGCCACGACGCAGCCGGAGGGACTCATGCCGCATCAGTGGACCGCACACTTCATCGCCGGGAGGTGGGAGCACGAACAGGGCGGGCGCCCGATCCAGGTGGAGAACCCCGCCACCGGGCGGGTGATCGGGTCCGTGCCGGAGGGAGACGCCCGGCACGTGGACCGGGCCGTCGAAGCGGCCCGCGATGCTCTCGCGGGATGGTCGAAGTGGACCGTGGAGGACCGTGCCCGGCTGCTCGACCGGCTGGCCGCACTGCTGGAGGAGCGCCAGGAGCAGATGGCGCAGACGGTGACCGCGGAACTCGGTGCACCGATCAAACTGGCGCGCGGATTGCATGCCGCGCTGCCGGTGAATGACGTACGGGAGACTGCTCGCGCTCTGCGCGCGATGGAGTTCGAGACCGGGGTGGCCAACTCTCGTGTCCACTCCGTTCCCGTTGGCGTCGTTGGGGCGATCACGCCCTGGAATTACCCGGTCCACCAGGTCGTCAGCAAGATAGTCCCAGCCATCGCCGCAGGCTGCACGGTTGTGCTCAAGCCCAGTGAACTCGCCCCGCTCAGTGCGTTGCTGCTGGCCCGGACCATGCAGGAGGCCGGTCTTCCGGACGGGGTACTGAACGTCGTCAACGGCAACGGGCCGGCCGTGGGCCAGGCCATCGTGGACCATGTCGGAGTCGACGCGGTGTCGTTCACTGGGTCGGAGGCAACCGGCCGTGCGGTGGCCCAGCAGGCAGCGCGGACCTTGAAGCGCATCACCCTGGAACTCGGCGGGAAGTCCGCCAACGTCATCCTGGACGACGCTGACCTCGTCAAGGCGGTCAAAGTCGGGGTCGCCAACTGCTTCTTGAACTCCGGGCAGAGCTGTAACGCGCTGACCCGACTGCTGGTGCCCTTTGAGATGCTCGCCGAGACCGAGGAGATCGCGGCCGCGGCGGCCGCGCGGTACGTCCCCGGCGACCCGACCGACGAGCGGACCAGGATCGGGCCGCTGGTGAGCGCGCGACAGCGGGCGCAGGTCGTCGCCGCGATCGAGCGTGGCGTGTCCGATGGGGCCAAGCTCATCGCCGGGGGACCCCAGCGGCCGTCCGGGCAGACGCTGGAGACCGGGCACTATGTGTGGCCCACTGTCTTCACCCAAGTGGATCCTGGGTCCTTCCTCGCCCAGGAGGAGATCTTCGGCCCGGTGCTGTCCATCATCGGGTACGCCGACGAGGCCGATGCCATTGCCATCGCCAACAACTCCCGTTTCGGCCTCGGCGGCGCGGTCTGGTCGGCCGACGTCGACCGGGCCCGTACCGCCGCGCGGCAGATACATACCGGACAGGTCGACATCAACGGCGGGGCGTTCAACCCGGCGGCCCCGTTCGGCGGGGTCAAGAACTCCGGCTACGGCCGCGAACTGGGGCGCGCGGGTATCGAGGAGTTCCTCTACCAGCAATCCCTGCAGTTCTAGGCGGACGCAACAACAGATGGGAGCCGCACATGGGACATGAGCCCGAGATCCCGGGCCGGGACCAACAGTGGGTCGACGTGGGCCGGACAGCCGCCAGCGCGATCCGCGCCGTTCGCCCGGCCGGCACTCCGTGGTCGCGTGCGCAACTGCTGGAGACGTTCGTCGGACTTCGATCGACCGGATACCTGGGATCGACGATCGCGAAGAAGGCGGGCGGAGCCGGCCTCGAGCTCGGTCAGTTCGCTTCGCTGACCGAAGGGCTGGCCTCTTCGGCGCCCTTCCTGTCGAACCACAGCGTCCAGCGCTTCATCGCCAGGTCCGGCAGCCCTGAGGCAAAGCAACAGGTGCTGCCCGGCCTGCTCGGCGGAACCAGCATCGGAGCCGTGGCCGTGACCGAGCCGCAGGGCGGCAGCAGCCTCAAGAACCTGCGCACCAGAATCCTCCCGGGCCGCAAGACATTGATCCTGACCGGACGCAAGGGCTGGGTGACCCACGCGATGACGGCCGACATCGCCGCCGTTCTGGCCGCTGACGAACAGGGGAACCGGGTACGGGTGCTCGTCGACCTGGCTGCCCCCGGCGTGGTGCGGGAACCGCTGCGCGCCCGCGGACTGCGTCATCTCACCTTCGGAACACTGCTGTTCAACGAGGTGGAGATCGAGACGTGGCGGATCCTCGATGAGGACGGGGCGGCCGGGGCAAAGGCCGGCTTCGGTGTGGCGCGCGTGCTGGTCGCCGTGCAGGCTGTGGCCCTCGCGTTCCAGGCGCTCGACCAGACCGCGCAGTACCTGGCGACGCGCACCGCGCGCGGCGTCCGGGTCATCGACCTGGACATCACCACCCAGCGGCTCGGCGCTCTTGTCGCCGAATTGCAGGGCGCTCGCCTGCTGGCCTACCACGCGGTCGAGGCCGTCGAAGCGGGCCATGAGTCGGCGGCGGCACTGGCCAGCGGCGCCAAGGCGCACGCCTGCGCTGTCGCCGTTCGCGCCTGTACCGACTTGGTGGCCATGTGTGCCGGACACGGTCTGGACCTCGGGACCGGTATAGCGGACTACCGCGACGACGCGGAGATGCTCGCAACCGCCGACGGGACCGGACTGGTCAACAGCATTCTCTGGGGCGCCTACGTCAAGAGCCACCTCGCCGGATGTTGCTAGGGGCCATCGCGGGCCACGCCCCGCACCTTCAGAGTCGGCAGAAAGCCGGAGCCGTCAGCCCAAGGAGAAACAGTGTCGTCTTTCCAGATAGTTGTTCTGATGGTGGTGGTCTACATCATCGTGATAGCAGCGGTGAGCGTCATCGCTCGTAAAGCGGGCAGGACGGCAGAGGGGTTCGTCCGCGGCGGCCGGGTCTTCCCGGCGGCCGTGATCGGACTCTTCATGGCTTCCGAGGTCGTGGGGACCTCGGCCAGCGTCGGGACCGCTCAAGCCGCGTTCACCTCCGGTATCTCCGCCGCCTGGAACCTCGGCGCTCTGGGAATCGGATTCGTCATCTTCGCCCTGCTCTTCGCGAAGCGGTTCAAGCGGCTCGACGAGGTGACGATCTCGGGCGCGCTGGAACGGGCGTACGGGCCCGGAGTACGGCGCGTCGCGTCCCTGACCATGATCGCCTCGCTGCTGCTGGTGGCCACCGCGGCCTACGTCAGCGGCGGCGCGATGATCGCCACCCTGCTCGGGATCGAGGCGGACTGGGCCGTCGTGATCGTCGGCGTCCTGGCGAGCGTCTACGTGGTGATTGGCGGCATGCGGTCGGTCATCTACACCAACCTGATCAATATCGCCGTCAAGATCATCGGGATTGTCGTCGTGGCAATCGCCGCCTATGCCGCCGCGGACGGCTACCACGGAATGAGGGTCGCTCTGCCGCCGCGGATGCTCGACTGGGACGGAGTCGGCTGGAGCCAGATCGGTGCCTGGCTGGTCGCCGGAGGCGGCGCGATGTTCGCCACCCAGTATGTCGTCCAGGCCATGACCACCGTCAGCAGCGAGGCCAAAGCCAGGACCGCGGGGCTGTACACCAGCCTCATCCTGATCCCCTACGGCATCCTCGCAGCACTCATCGGTGTCTGCGCGGCAGTCGTGCACCCCGAGATTGACAGCCTGCAGGCACTGCCATCGATGGTCGTCGACCTCAATCCGTTCCTGCAGGGCATCGCGGTGACTGGCCTGATCGCCTCGGTG contains:
- a CDS encoding TetR/AcrR family transcriptional regulator yields the protein MPSRQSSAPRYSVGQEVIFQAALECFYRHGYDGTSVRDIAKASGTTPAAMYHYYESKQDLLVDIIGRFMGQSIEVTSAAIGTENGPSAQLFAAARSHVLWNASDVVSSFVVNSEIRSLEPVNRRRVIAQRDKLQRMFDAVVEHGVAEAVFATPWPREASRAVVTMCTAVANWYKSSGELSPEEIADRYGAMALSLVGAREMNPM
- a CDS encoding phosphotransferase family protein; translated protein: MGSLLAFGDELRAELGSPRSSRRLGSSPRSRVWRVELPGTSAVVKQIVDGPDADERYAREVAALRLAARAETPIVPALLATDAGERVLVLEHLDHQRPADDWIVGYAAALARLHATARPEDAGILPRWQGPNRADIDSFLGLAVALQVPVAPGVSDELDDLVHRLDQAPGHALLHGDPCPGNDLHTATGIRFIDFEQASLGSGLMELAYLRIGFPTCWCVTSAAEPLLERAEHAYRTEWRAATGAEARDGLADACAGWLLRGDALVERAHREGDDHLARIPQRDWKWGTATARQRLVHRLGVVSELTADHTSLSGVSRLTSDLRHRMLTRWPTLQPVPTKRP
- a CDS encoding zinc-binding dehydrogenase, giving the protein MLGAAGGVGSLAVQIARSRGARVIGTVSPRDHGYLRTLGAEPVTYGHGAAGHVRELAPDGVDAVLDTVGGALLAATAHAAAPGARVASLADIGAPGVTPVFCRMDRADLTALAGLAETGELHVRIGATYPLERAADAQRALAAGGTPGKIVITVG
- a CDS encoding PaaI family thioesterase → MGRTRTYEWEDPALTAAAVGQTSGLDFLRELQAGRLPGAPVGATVGFLLDEVEKGRVVFSLVPGEEHYNPIGSVHGGIYATLLDSAAGCAVQSTLPPAMAYTSLDLTVKFLRRITVETGTVRAIGTVVSSGRQTALAQAQLVDATDRVLAHATSTCMLFPLSAA
- a CDS encoding zinc-binding dehydrogenase; this translates as MKAFRYVAKGAPLQGAELADPVAGPGWVVVDVEAAGLCHSDVHVIDGMIEPIVRPPFTLGHEVAGTVAALGEGVEGYAIGDRVAVAIIAHPEVKASYAPGIGLDGGYAERLVAHASTLVPLPDNVSTVHAAVATDSVVTAYHAVRTEAQAKPGDVIAVVGLGGLGLNGVRTGVIAGATVYGVDINPDTFEAARAAGARECFTDVTALADLRPDAIIDFAGVGSTTSDAIDAVRRLGRVVVVGLGTKTTTFSNGSLIRKSVELRGSYGASKDEYRQVLGFIAEGRITPIVEEIPFADLNEGLDRLRHGKARAAWSPARGPDPSWHHAVSGASPSERTASVVKEVRDPRPFPWPGRVHSSVTIANEVVTIRTPMAADITACVVRP
- a CDS encoding winged helix-turn-helix transcriptional regulator; translated protein: MEWLEASTENCPVQLTLDLVGEKWTLLILRDASNGIRRFDEFRRHIGLSEAVLSDRLRKLTAAGILKTVQYQEPGSRSRNEYRLTRKGWDLWPVLVALKQWGEAYTGDNEEGPVLDLRHDTCEAPVRVMVQCERGHTSLSPSDVSARPGPAARFRS
- a CDS encoding TerC family protein — protein: MLDVPMWLWAAFAVTVIVSLTVDLLAHREAHIIGFKEAAAWSGVWVGLALIFGAVIFLVLGMTPGVEYTTAWLLEKSLSVDNLFVFALIFAYFKVPRAYQHRVLFFGVVGALVFRGIFLAAGVAVVSRFTAVLFVFAAILFYSTYKILHEEDESFDPGKSIAVRLLRKVMPVRDEYAGMKFFVIEAGKRVATPLLAVVAAIEAADLVFAVDSVPAVLAVSDDAFIVYTSNAFAILGLRALYFLLAGLLDRFHYLSKGLALILSFIGVKLILQASHKLVSNSIPEIPSPVSLAVIVTVLAASVALSVRHPRPTAQEGAAPAGREESDVAYDPTGARPPAREARKTDDPSRDS
- a CDS encoding LysR substrate-binding domain-containing protein; this translates as MRRCRSRALRAIGRSGPRASRRHRPLRAPAAFRPADRTKVLRDGTADVALLCTGSDDLTELRTTEIMEENPLALLPREHPLAGRAAVTAAELRQDPAYQEQCPPMGLDEILDRVTVGRLITVVGSAVGERLTREVCAVPVTDLPATTLALGWLEHTARPEITAFVRAAQRIAVDHARFPVQAA